The DNA region atttttaaatttaaaaatttaatttttttaaaatagaaaaataaaataaagtcgagcaatattaggaagacaaaaagaaaaagatgaaaactttatattttcaaattttgaaacagaaaagattatttttttaccaataagtagaaaaataaagaatttcaaaaatatccaataataaaaaaatttaagaagtttaaattttttaaattaatttattcgatatctgtgaaaaaatagcattatccgatgaataagaaaataaaaaatattcttgaaaaaaatttacgatttcaaaatacaaaatttatcattttttgaattttaaattaaaaaatctaattttttaattaaaatagagaaaataaaataaagtccaataatattaggtagagaaaaaaacatttaaactttttatttttaaattttgaaactaaaaatattattcttttaccaagatgtagaaaaataaagaatttcgacaatacccaataataaaaaaaatttaaatagtttatatttttgaaattagtttattctatatttgtgaaaaaaatagcgttCTTCggcgaataaaaaatatattttgaaaaaaaattttggatttcagaagaaaaaatttatcaattttttaatttttaaatttaaaaatttaattttttatttaaaatagaaaaataaaattgtaagacccagaatctttgaaaagtcttattatgagcaagtctcaaatcctacagttatttatagccttaatttcagagattattttattatagataattaaggcaagttttgatttattggatttgagataagttatgattattatccaattttataattattggattattttctatatttaaaatataaagttgatagttatgaaataataaggattttatatgatttggattagacaagtaatattttaaatattattactgctattttggaaaatgaagaaattaagtatattatttctaatttttggatttgggcattttattgaaaataatttgtgaaattgatgagcaaatagtattttcaatgtacaaatagtgttggatttaatttgggtttcaattactatattatacctatttttatgtgaaattactaaaatgcccctaaccctaatttttgaaatgaTGAAACCCTAATTCCTAAGCATAGCAGCCgccacccctttcttcttcccttcaacAAACCTGCAACCCAAAACCTCTCAAGAGAAAAGGAAACAGAGGCAGAAAAATGGAGAGAAGGGAGAGTGTGCCGGCCAGGGAGAGAGAGCTCGCTGCCGCCACAGTCGACCACGCCTGCCGCCTCGCCTCCGCGCCACCACGCCTCGCAGTCGAACCCATTTTCGCTGCTACCACCGTCACGGAGAAGAGGCGTCGAAGAAGGGCCGAGCTCGCGCCTCGTCGCTGCCGTCCTTGGGGCCTCGAGCTGCGTCGCCATCCTTGGTGACCCACGAACCGAGATCACACGCGCGGGGTGGAGGACGACGCTGTTGTCGCCGCTGCTTCTCCCAACGCCGCTACTGCCCGTTGAAGCTGACACCGTCGCGGGTAAGGACTCAGGCGAGAGAGAGGAGGTCACAAAGAAGAGAGCCGCATCCAGTCCCTGAAGCCGCCGCGCCTGGCCTGGTCGGTGAAGCCATGGCCGCCGTCATCGGAACAGAGGGCGAGAGAAAGACAGAGAGCTTGCGGTGGGGGAAAAGACAGGCGCCGCCGTGCTGCACGAAGCTATTGCCGCCGCTCCTGCCGCCGGTAAGCCTCGGTTAGCACCGCCGAAGTTCTGGCCATCACCATTGTTGAGGAAGCTCACCGGAGTTGCTGGAGGCTGTCGCCGCTCCGCCTGGTTATGTTGAGTCGCGCCGCGGTGCCTGGCCGCCGAAAAAATCCGCTGCAGTCACTGAAAAactctgccggtaagggtttttgaATTCGGTCTTCATTCGTTTAAGATTTTGGAAGCTTTAACGTCTCTGTATGTGGGTTCCAGGCGCCATTGCCGGAGTCCTGTCACCGCTActacttgaggtggctgccgggctgctgCCAAACCGGTCCGGAAACCGCCGCTGTTCCGGTTCAGCTGTTCCTTCTTATTTGCGGTAAGCGTTTACGTTTCGATAACCCCTTTAGTCGCTGTCCTGTTAAACGTTGAGGTATTGTAGCATTCGTTGTTATGAGAGTTAATCCCATTTGTTACGTATTGCGATTAGAGTTGATGTGGTTACTGCAAAAGTGAGCAAAGCTGTGGTTCAAGCTGCCGGTGATTTCGGGATGAGGcgaaaaggactctgtgagacgtttgggttatggatttgcgttttgaggtaggggtgctttccaaaaactatgttttgtgtattggaattattacatatggatactgatgtgagatattgtgtatttggtgattgtatctgccttatgtattatttgattgacttgaatgattatggatgttggtttggctgagttgttgtgcggctttgtgaaatataatgttttggagttgattctttaaagatttgaaatctgagattaaaccgttgaggattggtttgaattgagtcaattatttcaatgatgtggaaagtcgaatgcacttctgaattcagcctggtttattttaattgatttggttttggacaaatgatttgttattgaaccgtttctttaaagctttggaaatgagttatatcgattgatattgagttgattttgaaatggtatccttgagatacgccactgaggcgattgttggatttatcctgctttgaattgatttctggttttgtgttgttgaaaaggaatgaggaacggtttagctgggacccgaaccgggtggcaaaagtccaagttttaggggaggtgctgccgaaatttttataaaatcttagtcttgtttgaaaggttatttaaaaagggttgaatttgagaaattgtattatttgatttattaagaggatatttatgttttcaagcttaatttactTGATGAACCTTATACGCTGAGTTTGGCTTATTTAGAACTGAACTATtgttaccgtttgaatcactgaaggaaagaatgatgctttaatattgatttcaatataaaaaaggagtttttagtgatttttaaaggaacctagacttttgattgagtaatcaattTTGAGCcattttggaagagttggaaaaatgggttccaaaaagaaatctgaacgcggtttgattcaaatgaaccggttccatttcaatgagttgatttttggaccgggttggaacttgtgatctTGTATGGTTCGGTTTCAGAATAAACTCAGTTTTATTTATTTGAACCGAGAatttatgattttaagagtttcaatgaattttaaggaattgatgtaagatgaccttccctaaaggcttgggactctgccgagaaattttgttataaaatcccattgttaggtgggtggttttgaatactttgaaataaatctttACCTTTCCATGGTtctggaagttttggaaagaaaatgccgagagtggctttgttttaaagaAAGGGGACTCACTTTGaataaatttggcttatgagcctgagatgatttgagaaacgagatttctaaagccaaggctgaaaagagttgaaacttgatttcaaagtgagatgatttgagaaaaagtgatttatggcttaaatgccgattttacgaattgatgatgttgaatgtggaagtgttattttattgtgagccggaatggctgtgtatgctatgaatattggctagttctggattgaaccatgagccggaatggctgtgtatgctatgaatattggctggttctggactgaaccgtgagccggatggctgagatggatgttgatccacgaatgagaatgaatgcatgtatatgctgaattgttgatattgtgagttgcacttccactatctgagatacaagtttctctgggtagtagcagtggctagccaccacgtgctccaggttgagacttgatactctgttgaccctatgtcgtaagtgtggccgggcactgtgaaagtcccggatgagctcgcccccgaaatattcaccagtTAGGGTGATGGATaaggatcatgtttatgatcaagtttatgaggagtataactcgagttggggatgcgcgacagagggacagtccaatggttagctaccaggacttgtcgggttggctctataaccgacagatgatatcatcagccactagggacaggcatgcatcatatgtatctatgtgacattgtttgggtatgcatattgtacttggtttgcctatgtgattaactgctaattgttttacttgcaataactgtttgtttgtgtttgcatcttcctacttgtgtttgcatctggaACTCTGTTGGTTTGTGGTGGATTGgttgtggttggattgtttgggcctagggccgtggttgaatgagatggaccgatggttgatttcagttttgtggttctggtttggaataagatatgaaaggttattttggttcagtatagataaacctttttgaaatgctttgatgttttgagaattgaacagttcctctttcagaaaggatttctgactttacttttattgtaaactgttgtttttgaaaggaggcataagatggttattaatcactggtacggtttatcttcatgtatcctattacagtaattcccaaaaaccctctactgagaaccctttcgaggatgatgttctcaccccctacattttttccctttcaggatttgggcgcagaagttatgaagagtttaattatttgttattgagatgctctgtattgctttagattattatttttgtaccctcgcctttatcttgatatattctgtgagagggataggaattgtactggataatgtttgtaatattatttatatatatggatgtactctttatgagtttctgtaagttgtatggtatgtatggacgTACGTTGTAtggcgaaagtatttttgggaatggtattgcggtttaaagtttttaaacaggctcatattttagtattaaatagtataagcgtcgtcgtaatgtccgagctatcagagttgcgtagccggaagcgtgagctttggtagttagggtgttacattatggtatcagagcagtccttcctgtatagcctgaggaatggaccgactatgcttcagttgcatactctgagcgtttgtcatgtattaggtcttgtcgaatgacgagaattagagctttatgcacatgacggtctattgattaatgtgttagtcttgcattgcataattcttggtattaagtttggccagcttaatactagtgaattttgcatatgaaagcactaatgagttatcatagatgaaatccGAGTTTTGAGTTAAGCGAATCGCGGGTTCTGGGAACGTTGAAAACTTTTCTCGAGGCTGCTCAGttatgtgtcttgaattctgttcgagtcgacctaTTCTTtcgtatcctaacttgaagttcttggttactaatccttttgaaaagtagCTTGATTTTTCAACTTTATTCCTCCATTCATATGCATTCCTATTTGAacttaattgcatatgcttgtttggaatccttgttgcatctatcttcctcggtttgagttcttcttgattcacgtattctttgatatagctttgaacttgtcaTGATGCGCTGTGCCTTTTAACTCTGAGATTCTGAGTCCATTATTAGAGAAAttattgattcagtttttctcttatttgacagtgagcACAGCCAATTGAGgttttataaaaattgctgttgattagatatatatTTATCTATGTATAAAACTTTAAGAATTCTTATACATTTTGACACCtaattatttctaatacctcgccTATACTTTTACTGATTTACGGAACtgcatttattttaaaatataatttgactttctagtaattttactatagttccaatgcacatttTCATTTGATTAGgtatttgaatatttttcaaaattttgaaaagaaaggatttaccacttttgtctcggttgagttttgtttgataagctttacttaacttattttgaattgagtttgatttagcatgctatatggtttatgttatgccattgttgttcttttaagaatgttggactcatagctttttATCTCCATGAACGTCATGTTTgactttatttttaactaatcttttacatcttgtgaacgcTATCATTGATCTTGGCTTGTCCtttcttgtgaatctcatccgtgtgtgagtcagtttgatttgtttcaaattagtgcattgtttattctctcattttctttacaagagtttttagttaaaGATTTATCCTTAAGAAGTTActgatgattgagttgtcttttcctatgatttttgtattcttttgaatcaaCTGAAAGCTGGTTTGATGTCTCAcacctagtggatcttgttttaaCTATTTTGATTTAAGATTATTTCTTTTATGGCTTGATTCTTTTTAAGTACatttcaagtatacttttggagttttgttttgaactttttaaagaagttttcaATTCTCTTGGAAGAAATACAAAAcgaaatttactttctgttgcttggttatgattgaaaccattgttcaaatTTTGGCAAAGTTgttttaaagttggcatgcgctattgtaaataaagttttgaagaacttccttgtttagtggaaacctgttcatttgtaacgcaccacttatttcttTTACCAATTTATGAGCAAATTTCTACCTCGGATCTTTTTTTCTAAatatagtttaattttctgtttcgTCCTTGCTATAattgttat from Arachis hypogaea cultivar Tifrunner chromosome 10, arahy.Tifrunner.gnm2.J5K5, whole genome shotgun sequence includes:
- the LOC114924612 gene encoding uncharacterized protein isoform X2; translation: MLSRAAVPGRRKNPLQSLKNSAGAIAGVLSPLLLEVAAGLLPNRSGNRRCSGSAVPSYLRVDVVTAKVSKAVVQAAGDFGMRRKGLCETFGLWICVLRRHKMVINHWIWAQKL
- the LOC114924612 gene encoding uncharacterized protein isoform X1: MLSRAAVPGRRKNPLQSLKNSAGAIAGVLSPLLLEVAAGLLPNRSGNRRCSGSAVPSYLRVDVVTAKVSKAVVQAAGDFGMRRKGLCETFGLWICVLRNEERFSWDPNRVAKVQVLGEVLPKFL
- the LOC114924612 gene encoding uncharacterized protein isoform X3, which gives rise to MLSRAAVPGRRKNPLQSLKNSAGAIAGVLSPLLLEVAAGLLPNRSGNRRCSGSAVPSYLRVDVVTAKVSKAVVQAAGDFGMRRKGLCETFGLWICVLRIWAQKL